A window of Longimicrobium sp. genomic DNA:
TGGAGGACGCTGCGCTGGCGAACGTGCGCATGCGCGAGGGCGAGGGCCGCCGCCTCCACGACGACCTCGAGGGGCGCATCGCCGCCATCGAGGCGAACCTGGACCAGATCGCCGCGCTGGCGCCCGAGCGGCTGGTGGCCGAGCGCGACCGGCTGCGCAGCGCCATCGCCGAGCTGGCGGGCGGGGTCGCGGTCGACGAGCAGCGGCTGGCGCAGGAGCTCGTCTACACGGCCGAGCGGCTGGACATCAACGAGGAGCTGGTGCGCTTCCGCGCCCACAACGCCGCCTTCCGCGAGCTGCTGGACGCCGACAGCGCCGAGCCCGTGGGCAAGCGGCTGGGCTTCCTCGTCCAGGAGATGCACCGCGAGGCCAACACCATCGGCTCCAAGGCCAACCACGCGGGGATCGCGCACCGCGTGGTGGCCATCAAGGAAGAGGTGGAGCGCCTCCGCGAGCAGGTGGAGAACGTGGAGTGACGGACGGCGAGGCGCCCTTTCCGCTCGTCCTCTCCGCCCCCAGCGGCGCGGGGAAGAGCACGCTCGCGCGGCTGCTGCGGAAGCGGAACCCCGACGCGCTGGTCTTCTCCGTCTCCGCCACCACCCGTCCGCCGCGGCCGGGAGAGCGCGACGGGCGCGAGTACCACTTCGTGGGCCGCGACGAGTTCCTGCGCATGCGCGACGCGGGCGAGCTGATCGAGTGGGCGCCGGTGCACGGCAATTTCTACGGCACGCCGCTCAGGAACGTCCGCGAGGCGCAGGCGCAGGGGAAGCACCTGCTGCTGGACATCGATGTGCAGGGCGCGCGGCAGATCCGCGCGGCGCTTCCCGAGGCGGTGCACGTCTTCGTCCTTCCCCCCACCGGCCCGGCGCTGGTGAAGCGGCTCTGCGGGCGGGGGACGGAAAGCGCGGAGGTGCTGGAACAGCGCCTGCTCAACGCCGAGGACGAGATCC
This region includes:
- a CDS encoding YicC/YloC family endoribonuclease, which codes for MTGFGEARRDTPAGTLLVEVRTVNHRHFNANLRVPQSLARWEADIREWLRAHVSRGHVNAAIRLEAPAGTPRGLKLDEERVQSYLALLNQLRDRFGVSGTPDLHTLARFPDVFVRDEGEDVVIEADDLRAAVEDAALANVRMREGEGRRLHDDLEGRIAAIEANLDQIAALAPERLVAERDRLRSAIAELAGGVAVDEQRLAQELVYTAERLDINEELVRFRAHNAAFRELLDADSAEPVGKRLGFLVQEMHREANTIGSKANHAGIAHRVVAIKEEVERLREQVENVE
- the gmk gene encoding guanylate kinase, which produces MTDGEAPFPLVLSAPSGAGKSTLARLLRKRNPDALVFSVSATTRPPRPGERDGREYHFVGRDEFLRMRDAGELIEWAPVHGNFYGTPLRNVREAQAQGKHLLLDIDVQGARQIRAALPEAVHVFVLPPTGPALVKRLCGRGTESAEVLEQRLLNAEDEIRAAPEFDYVVVNDVLDAAVRELEAVLRGRAGPPGSKPGLDGRIDRLCEEIERELGPGGPVERLRQGGMR